One window of Anaerohalosphaeraceae bacterium genomic DNA carries:
- a CDS encoding thiamine-phosphate kinase has protein sequence MSREDEITSWFARQSRLDPKRFPIGIGDDMAEIQLAEGVSVLITTDTLMDGVHFDLSSCTLEQAGYKAMAASLSDCAAMATVPLCAVAAVSLPTNFGIEHLKQLHAGRVRAGEPFDCEVVGGDITKWRHPEGKLVLCYTMLSRPSGHHPPVRRSGAQVGDLICVTGTLGGSIQGKHLEFVPRVQEALEMTRLARIHSMMDITDGLSTDLNRICTQSGVGALLEAEAIPISEAAQQMPNPLEAALNDGEDFELLFTLRQDQWEKLKGFSMVPLTVIGRITDSRRMQIRMPNGRVEELVPRGFDHL, from the coding sequence ATGTCGCGTGAAGACGAAATTACATCCTGGTTTGCCCGACAGTCCCGGCTGGACCCGAAGCGGTTCCCAATAGGGATTGGGGATGATATGGCCGAGATTCAGCTGGCGGAGGGGGTATCGGTTCTGATTACCACCGATACGCTGATGGACGGCGTGCACTTTGACCTGTCCTCCTGCACGCTTGAGCAGGCGGGCTATAAGGCGATGGCGGCCTCGCTGAGCGATTGCGCGGCGATGGCGACGGTGCCCCTTTGTGCCGTGGCGGCCGTGTCGCTGCCGACGAATTTCGGCATCGAGCATCTCAAGCAGCTGCATGCCGGTCGCGTGCGGGCGGGTGAGCCCTTTGACTGCGAAGTGGTGGGCGGGGATATTACGAAGTGGCGGCACCCGGAGGGCAAACTGGTTCTCTGCTATACCATGCTCAGCCGGCCCAGCGGGCATCATCCGCCGGTGCGGCGAAGCGGAGCCCAGGTCGGAGATTTGATTTGTGTGACCGGCACCCTGGGCGGGTCTATTCAGGGCAAACACCTGGAGTTTGTGCCGCGGGTGCAGGAGGCGCTGGAGATGACGCGGCTGGCCCGGATTCATTCGATGATGGATATTACGGACGGACTGAGCACGGACCTGAACCGAATCTGTACGCAAAGCGGCGTCGGAGCCCTGCTGGAGGCGGAGGCAATTCCGATTTCGGAGGCGGCCCAACAAATGCCCAATCCGCTGGAGGCGGCGCTGAATGACGGCGAGGATTTTGAACTTCTCTTTACACTCCGTCAGGACCAGTGGGAAAAATTGAAGGGCTTTTCGATGGTTCCGCTGACCGTTATCGGGAGGATTACGGACAGCCGCCGCATGCAAATTCGGATGCCGAACGGGCGGGTGGAAGAACTGGTGCCGCGGGGGTTTGACCATTTATGA
- the miaB gene encoding tRNA (N6-isopentenyl adenosine(37)-C2)-methylthiotransferase MiaB, with protein MDGKKIHLKSFGCQMNKLDSSLLAAALTENGWEMTDSPAEADVVVINTCSVREHAEQRVFSHLGHLQHLKKSRPHLLVAVIGCMAQRLGPQLLEHPVVDLAAGPEQLHEVPALLQQAIEERRKILAVTETIRRPADSPDVHTVSERLDEFEVAYDSDENHLKSQAFIRAMRGCNNFCTFCIVPYVRGPEVSRPPKVILQQAQKLAEQGIQQITLLGQTINSYRYTENGRTYTLADLLEIVSQIDSIRWIHFITSHPAKMEDSVFEAMAHLPKVCPYLHMPAQSGSDRILKAMNRGYTARQYLDLIEKARSIVPNLAVTGDFIVGFPGETEEDFEATADLVQKVRYKNCFIFKYSPRPGTYADKRLEDNVPAEVKQQRNIRLLELVNQIAEEDNRRFFGQTLEVLVEGPSKKPHLNKAESADQPQLIGRTAHDYIVVFNGPAELAGQFVQVKITKTSALTLFGKWVNQARK; from the coding sequence ATGGACGGCAAAAAAATACATTTAAAGAGTTTCGGCTGCCAGATGAACAAACTGGACTCGTCGCTTCTGGCCGCCGCCCTGACCGAAAACGGATGGGAAATGACCGATTCGCCCGCCGAGGCCGATGTCGTTGTCATCAACACCTGCTCCGTCCGTGAACACGCCGAACAGCGGGTCTTCTCGCACCTGGGCCACCTGCAGCATCTGAAAAAAAGCCGTCCGCATCTGCTCGTGGCCGTCATCGGGTGCATGGCCCAGCGGCTTGGGCCTCAGCTGCTTGAGCATCCGGTCGTGGATTTGGCCGCCGGCCCCGAACAACTCCACGAAGTCCCCGCCCTGCTTCAGCAGGCGATTGAGGAACGGCGAAAAATCCTTGCCGTTACCGAAACAATTCGCCGACCCGCCGACAGCCCGGATGTCCATACTGTCAGCGAGAGGCTGGACGAGTTTGAGGTTGCCTATGATTCGGATGAAAATCATCTGAAATCGCAGGCCTTTATCCGAGCCATGCGCGGGTGCAACAATTTCTGCACCTTCTGCATCGTTCCTTATGTCCGCGGGCCTGAAGTGTCTCGGCCGCCCAAGGTCATTCTGCAGCAGGCCCAAAAACTGGCCGAGCAGGGCATTCAGCAAATCACCCTGCTGGGGCAGACAATTAACTCCTACCGTTATACCGAAAACGGCCGCACTTATACCTTAGCCGACCTGCTCGAGATAGTCAGTCAAATTGACTCAATCCGGTGGATTCATTTCATTACCAGTCATCCGGCCAAAATGGAGGACTCTGTTTTTGAGGCGATGGCCCATCTGCCCAAAGTCTGCCCCTACCTGCACATGCCCGCTCAGAGCGGCTCGGACAGGATTCTGAAGGCGATGAACCGCGGCTACACGGCCCGACAGTACCTGGACCTGATTGAAAAAGCCCGGTCGATTGTCCCGAATCTGGCCGTTACCGGCGACTTTATCGTCGGCTTTCCGGGGGAAACAGAAGAGGATTTTGAGGCCACGGCCGATCTGGTCCAGAAAGTCCGCTACAAAAACTGCTTTATCTTCAAATATTCCCCGCGCCCGGGCACCTATGCGGATAAGCGGCTTGAGGACAATGTGCCTGCGGAAGTCAAACAGCAGCGAAATATACGACTGCTTGAACTGGTCAACCAAATTGCGGAAGAAGACAACCGGCGATTTTTCGGACAAACGCTTGAAGTGCTTGTGGAAGGCCCCAGCAAAAAGCCCCATCTGAACAAGGCCGAGTCCGCCGACCAGCCCCAGCTGATCGGCCGCACCGCTCACGACTATATTGTCGTCTTCAACGGCCCTGCCGAGCTGGCCGGACAATTCGTCCAAGTCAAAATCACAAAAACTTCCGCCCTGACCCTTTTTGGGAAATGGGTCAATCAAGCCAGGAAATAG
- the tsaE gene encoding tRNA (adenosine(37)-N6)-threonylcarbamoyltransferase complex ATPase subunit type 1 TsaE gives MTEMKVFETITHSPEETIELGRRFGSALKGGEVAALIGTLGTGKTHFIKGVAAGLGAAGLGAVNSPTFVLMNEYCARDGQLTVYHIDAYRLKSIHEFENLGISDYLGPDAVLLIEWADKVMAALEGLDYIRIDFSHEGPTERRITIQNCPYFLA, from the coding sequence ATGACCGAGATGAAGGTTTTTGAAACGATTACGCATTCGCCCGAAGAGACGATAGAACTGGGCCGGCGGTTCGGGTCGGCACTGAAGGGGGGCGAGGTTGCCGCCTTGATTGGGACGCTCGGGACGGGCAAGACGCATTTTATCAAGGGGGTTGCAGCCGGACTGGGGGCAGCGGGGCTGGGAGCCGTGAACAGCCCGACGTTTGTTTTGATGAATGAGTATTGCGCTCGGGACGGCCAGCTGACGGTGTATCATATCGATGCCTACCGGCTCAAATCGATTCATGAATTCGAAAATCTGGGGATTTCGGATTATCTGGGGCCGGATGCGGTTCTTTTAATCGAATGGGCGGATAAGGTGATGGCGGCTCTGGAGGGGTTGGACTATATCCGGATTGATTTTTCGCATGAGGGGCCTACAGAGCGGCGAATTACCATTCAAAACTGCCCCTATTTCCTGGCTTGA
- a CDS encoding PLD nuclease N-terminal domain-containing protein: MRHTIFRKTSSLLKIFLLLSVFLMLSLTITTAIYLFFQSRIAIQELKKFLSKSKEDKPETREERIGNSSFRYLPDGTLHLIRFRGRLGPKETAEIYDTKDHILWTGSSETIPFDYLKEAETLLRPTQLRRDWSSPCRQITSTFTQDWIFPVLSDDGRKTEYWRYDFRRNVFVGYNSAKTVLGYCSAAGFTDDIKQTRPFAPITGFKAWIPVWSFSPRAFLMTVDAVYEADFENRSLRTLYRYETAKITKVQQSNWKGLADTEPNSIPALFICCRKQPPILIVGDSSPLTLQVPDSFPKDAYELFTLNYGNGSFYLSAGWYKEAPMPWNIQELLAWHEKNKGKPKTLWAELYKIEADGTLTRLNYFEYTRPVELPKSNREQKMLEMIQGYTSLTNPACFAWVFNWIKSRYDNDSDIFSSAAWWAPIYSFLEYSQPTQPLLYYPVILLFTAAALFHALPRRTSWGKTAVWLLFVFCFNLAGFLTYLALNHYPVIRCQSCGRTRGLNRPDCPSCGAPLPSPSARDTDLIYPPSPQTMLP; the protein is encoded by the coding sequence ATGAGACATACAATTTTTCGAAAAACCTCTTCTCTGTTGAAAATATTCCTGCTGTTGTCTGTTTTTCTCATGCTGTCACTGACAATAACAACAGCAATATACCTCTTCTTCCAGTCCAGAATTGCCATCCAAGAACTGAAGAAATTCCTTTCCAAATCAAAAGAAGACAAGCCGGAAACACGAGAAGAGAGAATCGGCAATTCTTCCTTTCGATATCTTCCGGATGGAACTTTGCATCTGATTCGCTTTCGCGGGAGACTCGGACCAAAAGAAACCGCGGAGATATACGATACGAAAGATCATATTCTTTGGACCGGTTCAAGCGAAACGATTCCATTTGACTACTTGAAAGAAGCAGAAACTCTTTTGCGTCCCACCCAGTTAAGAAGAGACTGGAGCAGCCCCTGCCGGCAGATTACGTCAACATTTACCCAAGACTGGATTTTTCCGGTCTTATCCGATGACGGCAGGAAAACAGAATATTGGCGATATGACTTTCGCCGAAATGTTTTTGTTGGATACAACAGCGCCAAAACCGTTCTCGGCTATTGTTCAGCAGCCGGGTTCACAGACGATATCAAGCAGACCCGTCCATTTGCCCCCATAACAGGGTTTAAAGCATGGATTCCGGTTTGGTCCTTTTCCCCCAGAGCATTTCTTATGACCGTTGATGCGGTTTATGAAGCAGATTTTGAAAATCGCAGTCTGCGCACCCTTTATAGATATGAAACCGCCAAGATTACCAAAGTCCAGCAGAGCAACTGGAAAGGGTTGGCGGACACAGAACCTAACTCTATTCCTGCACTCTTCATCTGCTGCCGGAAGCAGCCCCCCATCCTAATTGTCGGAGATTCCTCCCCGCTCACTCTCCAGGTGCCCGATTCCTTTCCGAAAGATGCCTACGAACTGTTTACCTTGAATTATGGAAATGGTTCATTTTATCTAAGCGCCGGCTGGTACAAAGAGGCACCAATGCCTTGGAATATTCAAGAACTTTTGGCGTGGCATGAAAAAAACAAAGGAAAACCAAAAACGCTCTGGGCTGAACTTTACAAAATTGAAGCCGATGGAACTCTTACCCGTTTAAATTACTTTGAATACACTCGACCCGTTGAGTTGCCTAAATCAAATCGAGAACAAAAGATGCTCGAAATGATTCAAGGATACACTTCCCTGACCAACCCGGCCTGTTTTGCCTGGGTTTTTAATTGGATTAAAAGCCGTTACGACAATGATTCAGATATTTTTTCCAGTGCTGCATGGTGGGCACCTATTTATTCGTTCCTCGAATACAGCCAACCAACACAACCACTTCTTTATTATCCAGTTATCCTGCTTTTCACAGCGGCAGCGTTGTTTCATGCTTTGCCGCGCCGAACCTCCTGGGGAAAAACGGCTGTCTGGCTTCTTTTTGTCTTCTGCTTTAACCTGGCCGGGTTTCTGACCTATCTGGCTTTGAATCACTATCCCGTAATTCGCTGTCAGTCCTGCGGGCGCACACGTGGGCTTAACCGCCCGGACTGTCCGTCCTGTGGGGCCCCGCTGCCTTCCCCGTCCGCCCGGGATACCGACTTAATCTATCCGCCGTCTCCCCAAACAATGCTGCCCTGA
- a CDS encoding ABC transporter ATP-binding protein has product MNDFVLQTFQLTKYYHKTPALDHLNLSIPKGCVYGLLGRNGSGKTTAIKLILGLLTPTAGRAEVFGHPSDNLPPSLRSRIGYITEGHHLERWMTIRELEQFQKAFYPNQWDPKFFAEMLDYFELSPKRKIKSLSNGQLAQVNLALTLAANPELLIMDDPTLGLDTAVRRQFLEGMVHLIQKEGRTILFSSHILSDVERVADRIAVIDKGVLRADCTLEEFRMQIRKYLFEFPQPNIPVDTLPGLIYSKQNQQILEATVVKIPEETIYEWARRHQAAVEPISMTLEDQFIEFTGPKQARKLFSWEMSV; this is encoded by the coding sequence ATGAACGATTTTGTCCTGCAGACCTTTCAGCTAACCAAATATTATCACAAGACCCCTGCGCTGGACCATCTGAATCTGAGTATTCCCAAAGGATGCGTTTACGGGCTGCTCGGCCGAAACGGTTCCGGCAAAACCACGGCGATTAAACTGATTCTCGGGCTGCTTACGCCCACCGCCGGCCGTGCCGAAGTATTCGGGCATCCCTCCGACAATCTGCCGCCGTCTCTGCGAAGCCGCATCGGCTACATTACCGAAGGCCATCACCTTGAACGATGGATGACCATTCGAGAACTCGAACAGTTTCAGAAGGCCTTTTATCCCAACCAATGGGACCCCAAGTTTTTTGCGGAAATGCTCGATTATTTTGAATTATCCCCGAAACGCAAAATCAAATCGCTTTCCAACGGCCAGCTGGCTCAGGTCAATCTGGCCCTCACGCTGGCCGCCAATCCGGAGCTGCTGATTATGGACGACCCGACGCTCGGCCTGGATACGGCGGTCCGCCGGCAGTTTCTGGAGGGAATGGTCCATCTGATTCAAAAGGAAGGACGCACCATTCTTTTTTCCAGCCATATCCTCAGCGATGTGGAGCGGGTGGCCGACCGTATCGCCGTCATTGACAAAGGCGTTCTTCGGGCCGACTGCACCCTCGAAGAGTTTCGCATGCAGATTCGAAAATATCTCTTTGAATTTCCGCAGCCGAATATCCCCGTCGATACGCTGCCGGGTCTGATTTATTCCAAGCAGAATCAGCAGATACTCGAAGCCACCGTCGTCAAAATCCCCGAAGAGACGATTTATGAATGGGCCCGCCGGCATCAGGCCGCCGTTGAACCCATTTCAATGACCCTCGAGGACCAGTTCATCGAGTTTACCGGCCCCAAACAAGCCCGAAAACTTTTCAGCTGGGAGATGTCTGTATGA